The DNA window aacacgCCATGATAATAGCGGTAACAATTATTATTCTCTGCTAAATGCTGCACTAATCTTTTTTCTAATCTGGACCGGCAGTAGGCAGTGATGAGCACCTCTGAAAGCGACATTAGCAGAGATCCCCGGATCGGATTATCCCATTTCCCCATCAAGtccaatttaaaaaattcaaagtttatagtaatataaaatttatcacttttttcacttatgcttataaacaaaaatttgaatttttaaacttaaatttaaagttaaatccGATGTTtttactgaaatttttttcagtctgaacttataaattattaaaaatatgtatataaaagttttattaataaattatttttaatttccaaATACGTCAGATCGTATTATCCCACTTCTCCATCAAAtccagttattttttaaaaaaattatagtaatataaaataagtttgacACATGCAGAGGAGGAAGAGTAGTGTGGAGCACTGCAGCTCTGCCAAGAcgcatgtgggccccacgtgaGGAGGGCATTTTACGAGGTGATCGCTTGTCTTGGTCGTTGCGACAGGAGAGGATGGGGGCGAAAAGGAAAGGGTGTCATTATCGCGGCTAATTAATTGGTCAGCCGGCTAATTAGCCACCTGGCTTAGCGCTAATTAatcccgtcgtcgtcgtcttcctcctcgcttTTGTTTTGTCCCGTGCGGGCGAGTGATGCTTCCCGgttcccaccaccaccgccatccATGTGGCGCATCTCCGCTTGCTTTATATAGCCCCCGCGCGGCCACCTCTCCTCCGCCTTCGTCTTCCACACACGCCATTCTCGCCCTCTCTTCGCGATCGTGGGCTTTAGTATGGCTGTGCATGCGCACTATGGTGGTGGAGGGATGGGGATGGCTGGGGTGGTTGTTCCGCAGGCGATGTGCTTGCCGCGCGGGTTGGAGGTTGATCTGGCGGTGGAGGCGCAGGAGTTCGGCGGGATGTTCTGCGGTGTGGGTGGTTATGCCGCTGGTGGGTATGactgcgccgccgcggtggtgagcggcgcggcgcagaGCGAGCTGACATGTAACAACGGTGGCAGTGGTGGTGGGGTGGTGATGTcgaggaagagggagagggagatggtGGAGCAGTATgtggcgtcgtcggcggcgctgctgccgATTCCGGGGAtgacgaaggcggcggcggttgcgccGGTGTGTCGGGTTGTGGAGTCGGCGATGACGTCGACGAgcgggcggccggcggcggcggtgggggatGCGCTGGTGACGGAGCTGTGCCTGCAGAGCGCGGAGATCGACGCGGTGGTGCGGATGGAGTGCGAGCGGATGAGCGCCGGGCTGGAGCAGGCGCGGAAGCGGCAGTGCCAGGCGCTGGTccgcgcggcgtcggcgtctgtggcgcggcggctgcgggagAAGGAAGCGGAGCTGgaggccgcgcgccgccgcgcggccgaGCTAGAGGAGCGGCtccggcaggcggcggcggagagccaGGCGTGGTGCGGGCTTGCCCGCAGCAACGAGGCCGTCGCGGCGGGCCTCCGCGCCACGCTcgaccacctcctccgcgcggcgccggccccGGCCGCCGAGGGATTCGGCGACTCcggccccctcgccgccgcggccgcggccgacgACGCCCAGTCCTGCTGCTTCGAGACAACAAACCCCCACGGCGCCACCGCCCCaggcgacgacgccgccacctccccggccgccggcggcaagTGGTCCTGCAAGTCGTGCTCCGAGCGCGACGCCACCGTGCTGCTCCTCCCCTGCCGCCACCTCTGCCTCTGCAAGGCGTGCGAGCCCAGGCTGGATGCCTGCCCCGTCTGCCTCGCCCCCAAGAACGCCTCCGTCCACATCGCCACCAACTGACTCCGCTCCAGATGAGTAATTAGCCAGGAGATTAGTTTAGGCAATTAGGAGAAATGATCCAGTTCGTTCTGttcttttggtgaaaaaaaaggagagaaattaGTAGTATATGGTTCTAATTCCATTGGGGTTTTTTGTGTTCATATCCTCTGCTGTAAAATTACCGCCCAGTGGAAATTTTCATCACCATCACTTCTCGGTCAAGGAAATTACACTTAGTAGAAGAAACAtgcaactgttttttttttgctgctcTACAATTTCACCGTTCAATCGAGAGCTTCTCCATCTTTCATGGAGGAAACGATACCGTTTTGAGATCAAATTTCACATGAAATCCATTCAAAGAACAGGATTAAATCGTGCCGTTCACAGCGGAAATTGAGGGCTTCGTTTCGCCCCGGGCATTAAATCACCGCAGGGGAAAAAATGTGCCGGTACTATTAATCCCCACGCATACTTTCAGAGAGAAACGgtgtattttaaatattttcacataaaacttcagtactatattttaatttaataataaatagcaatactatttttattattgcaTTAGTATTCAAAAATTAGATAACAGTAGtattaggccccgtttagatGGTAAATTTTTTGGAAGTTCACTTCAACGTGCTAAGATCACtccttttaattattaaatgtagtttaattataaaataaattttagatttcgtttataaattttttaagtctgattaatccgtcattagcatatgttggttactgtagcacttatagctaattatgtactaattaggcttaaaaaatttgtctaataattTCTCCATAACTGCATAATCAGTTTTAATGTTCAcacatatttaatgctttatttaaagatttgatgtaatttaatgtttcatttaagcgtttaaagattcgatgtaatttaatgtttcatttaagccgtttaaagatttgacgtgatgttttgaaaaaaaatttaagaactagTCCTTACACCAATCCAGGGATTATGTCCGGAGTGCCACGGTTTCCGAGGCGGATTAATGGAAGCCAAACGGGGCGACGAGACGGCTCCGATGCAGATAAAGATCCACATGAATGCACCAGCTGAGAGTGTCAGGGATGTGGTTGCCGGATACCCAAAGATACCCCCAACCACGCCCACTGTACATGCTGCAGCTCGTCGTACTGCCACTGTATACTAAGTAATCTCTCGgtcttaaaataaaccaattttttatttttatctataatttttgacttttcgtcttatttaattttttatgtgaattatattttttattagatgataaatcatgagtagtactttacgtgtttatttttattagatgataaatcataaatagtattttacgtgtgactaatttttttaatttcctaaaaatttttcaaataaaacagatgataAAACGTTGCACACGAAAATcgaagaattggtttttttaacagAGGGGTACTCCTAGACAGCAAGATTGGCAAATGGCAGCAGCATTGCATttgcctttctttcttttttattttttcccctttctaTTACACTGCACATCTACACTTTGGTCATTTGCTCATCTTTGGTTTGTGGTGGTTTGGTTGTTGGCTGtaggagcagcagcaagagcaGTGAAACGGGAGTAATAAAGGTTTGCAGCAGGATCCACACTGGCTTCCTTTGCTCTCCTGTTTGTGCTGCTGCATCTCTCGTCTCTCTGACAGAGAAGCACAGGGCGTGGCTGTCTGTCACTGTGGTCTGGGTCTGGGTCTGggcaattttcttttttcgctGGGATGGCAGTGTGCAGTGGGCACCAAACTGGACCcatgggagagagagagggccaGCAGTGGCAGACAGTGCAAATGTGTGTACTGCTAGTCCTACAATTGGGTTGAGATCTTTGCAGCTTTTCGGGTGTCTAGTGGCAGCAACAATCGATctcacacaaacacacacatctctctctctttcttttctctctggCTGCTGCGTGTGTCGGTGCAGTGGCCGCATCCAGGGTTTTCTTACCGCGCAAGCCGTTAAAAACCGTGGTACCGTGCTCTTGCGGATCCCGCACGATAACCGAAAAAACCGTAAAAAACAGgatgaatttaaattcaaaaaatttaaatttaaactcgcgcGGTTTTCGCGGCTTACCGTGCGGtttaccgcggttaccgcgcggtaagcACGGTAAACCGTATCTATTTGCGGgaacaacacatgagaacggcggttaccgcggcttaccgcgTGGTTTTTTAGCCGAAACCGTGGTTACCGTGAGTAAACCGCGGTTACCATGAGAAGACCGcgggtgtgatgtcaaatgtaaaaaaaactttaaaaaatcttaaaaaatatatgaaaataggaaaatattttgtgactatatttatgacaataggacatgttatagggaaaacaagaaaatattcaCATggcattttctaaattcttaatattgcaacatacaaacatacaccggcaTATCActcttcaccaaataattcactccaataacaacaataacaagtaataacaactttattttgattattgCGTCACCACTATACCTACTGTccattattacgaataaaactattatgtacgtaataagatgcacgtataatttttctctatacatattttccatatatccatcgttgt is part of the Oryza brachyantha chromosome 11, ObraRS2, whole genome shotgun sequence genome and encodes:
- the LOC102711305 gene encoding E3 ubiquitin-protein ligase BOI-like, whose translation is MAVHAHYGGGGMGMAGVVVPQAMCLPRGLEVDLAVEAQEFGGMFCGVGGYAAGGYDCAAAVVSGAAQSELTCNNGGSGGGVVMSRKREREMVEQYVASSAALLPIPGMTKAAAVAPVCRVVESAMTSTSGRPAAAVGDALVTELCLQSAEIDAVVRMECERMSAGLEQARKRQCQALVRAASASVARRLREKEAELEAARRRAAELEERLRQAAAESQAWCGLARSNEAVAAGLRATLDHLLRAAPAPAAEGFGDSGPLAAAAAADDAQSCCFETTNPHGATAPGDDAATSPAAGGKWSCKSCSERDATVLLLPCRHLCLCKACEPRLDACPVCLAPKNASVHIATN